From a single Methanofollis sp. W23 genomic region:
- a CDS encoding type IV pilin N-terminal domain-containing protein gives MNSNTIYEEAVSSVVGEMVLMALVIILVALFATSAFHLLPGDREVAIDVLVNPTSDSVTFYHKGGDWVERDDLRVMVIPKDRTERPKTFGHGEPDGDFVLSPDTEAFDLGSSLTVTTPLNGGEIVRLATTRNVIYSEVI, from the coding sequence ATGAACAGCAATACAATTTATGAAGAAGCGGTCTCCTCGGTCGTCGGCGAGATGGTGTTGATGGCCCTGGTGATCATCCTGGTCGCTCTCTTTGCCACCTCGGCCTTTCATCTCCTGCCAGGCGACCGCGAGGTCGCAATCGATGTGTTGGTAAACCCCACCTCCGACTCGGTCACCTTCTACCACAAGGGCGGGGACTGGGTGGAGAGAGACGACCTGCGGGTGATGGTCATCCCCAAAGACCGAACAGAGAGGCCGAAAACATTTGGGCATGGCGAACCTGATGGCGATTTTGTGCTCTCCCCAGACACTGAGGCATTCGACCTTGGCAGCAGCCTCACGGTCACAACACCTCTCAATGGCGGAGAGATCGTGCGCCTTGCGACAACGCGCAATGTCATCTATTCAGAGGTGATCTGA